From a region of the Ovis aries strain OAR_USU_Benz2616 breed Rambouillet chromosome 2, ARS-UI_Ramb_v3.0, whole genome shotgun sequence genome:
- the KCNE4 gene encoding potassium voltage-gated channel subfamily E member 4 yields MLKMEPLNSTDAGTAAPSAPLESPVSGSGHGNEYFYVLVVMSFYGIFLIGITLGYMKSKRREKKASLLLLYRDEERLWGEAMKPLATLSGLRSVQAPTMLNVLQESVAPALSCTLCSMEGDSVSSESSSPDVHLTIQEEGADDELGETSETPLNESSEGSSENIHQNS; encoded by the coding sequence ATGCTGAAGATGGAGCCTCTGAACAGCACCGACGCTGGCACCGCAGCCCCCAGCGCCCCCCTCGAGTCCCCCGTGTCTGGCAGCGGCCACGGCAACGAATACTTCTACGTTCTGGTGGTCATGTCCTTCTACGGCATTTTCTTGATTGGGATCACGCTGGGCTACATGAAATCCAAGAGGCGGGAGAAGAAAGCCAGCCTCCTGCTGCTGTACAGGGACGAGGAGCGGCTCTGGGGGGAAGCCATGAAGCCGCTGGCCACGCTGTCCGGCCTGAGGTCGGTGCAGGCGCCCACGATGCTGAATGTGTTGCAGGAGAGCGTGGCTCCTGCCCTATCCTGCACCCTCTGCTCCATGGAGGGTGACAGCGTGAGCTCTGAGTCCTCCTCGCCCGATGTGCACCTCACCAtccaggaggagggggcagaCGATGAGCTGGGGGAGACTTCTGAGACCCCCCTCAATGAAAGCAGCGAAGGGTCCTCGGAGAACATCCATCAGAATTCCTAG